A genomic window from Centroberyx gerrardi isolate f3 chromosome 14, fCenGer3.hap1.cur.20231027, whole genome shotgun sequence includes:
- the LOC139911740 gene encoding galactose-specific lectin nattectin-like isoform X1: MASGFHFVMVLCLTSGLAVGRRDCKVTLAAEQDMPCCPSGWTLHGSRCFIFHHSAKAWLDAERVCISLGGNLASIHSLDEHNFLRGLINRVTGSYTQAWIGGFDAIKEGVWMWTDGSKVDYTNWHTGEPNNLNAEHCLEMNFGGNRWNDQGCDSKRSFVCSQGM, encoded by the exons ATGGCATCAggttttcattttgtgatgGTCCTCTGTTTGACCAGCGGATTGGCTGTTGGACGGCGT GACTGCAAAGTCACCTTGGCAG CAGAACAAGACATGCCTTGCTGTCCTTCTGGTTGGACCCTGCATGGCTCTCGCTGTTTCATCTTCCATCACAGTGCAAAGGCTTGGCTTGATGCAGAG CGTGTCTGTATTTCCCTCGGTGGGAATCTGGCCTCGATCCACAGTTTAGACGAGCACAACTTCCTCAGAGGGCTGATTAACAGAGTGACTGGCTCCTATACACAAGCCTGGATTGGGGGATTCGATGCGATAAAG gagggTGTGTGGATGTGGACTGATGGCTCCAAGGTTGACTACACAAACTGGCATACGGGGGAACCGAACAACCTTAATGCAGAACACTGTCTGGAGATGAACTTCGGAG GAAACCGTTGGAATGATCAGGGGTGCGACAGCAAGAGATCGTTTGTATGCTCCCAGGGCATGTGA
- the LOC139911740 gene encoding galactose-specific lectin nattectin-like isoform X2, translated as MASGFHFVMVLCLTSGLAVGRRDCKVTLAEQDMPCCPSGWTLHGSRCFIFHHSAKAWLDAERVCISLGGNLASIHSLDEHNFLRGLINRVTGSYTQAWIGGFDAIKEGVWMWTDGSKVDYTNWHTGEPNNLNAEHCLEMNFGGNRWNDQGCDSKRSFVCSQGM; from the exons ATGGCATCAggttttcattttgtgatgGTCCTCTGTTTGACCAGCGGATTGGCTGTTGGACGGCGT GACTGCAAAGTCACCTTGGCAG AACAAGACATGCCTTGCTGTCCTTCTGGTTGGACCCTGCATGGCTCTCGCTGTTTCATCTTCCATCACAGTGCAAAGGCTTGGCTTGATGCAGAG CGTGTCTGTATTTCCCTCGGTGGGAATCTGGCCTCGATCCACAGTTTAGACGAGCACAACTTCCTCAGAGGGCTGATTAACAGAGTGACTGGCTCCTATACACAAGCCTGGATTGGGGGATTCGATGCGATAAAG gagggTGTGTGGATGTGGACTGATGGCTCCAAGGTTGACTACACAAACTGGCATACGGGGGAACCGAACAACCTTAATGCAGAACACTGTCTGGAGATGAACTTCGGAG GAAACCGTTGGAATGATCAGGGGTGCGACAGCAAGAGATCGTTTGTATGCTCCCAGGGCATGTGA